From Haloglomus litoreum, the proteins below share one genomic window:
- a CDS encoding DUF2073 domain-containing protein, with the protein MAELTTGDDGNSPMDGVQIDLISAERMEGLRTMEKIRLILDGVRDGNIVILERGLDPDEESKLIEVTMGEIQPDGDGNGFTGIEIETYPGGTRDTSGLLGRVLGKNEESKLTVIGPANRIETLHKDENFIRTLIRRR; encoded by the coding sequence ATGGCAGAGCTAACCACCGGTGACGACGGGAACAGCCCCATGGACGGCGTCCAGATCGACCTGATCAGCGCCGAGCGGATGGAGGGGCTCCGGACGATGGAGAAGATCCGCCTCATCCTCGATGGCGTCCGCGATGGCAACATCGTCATCCTCGAGCGCGGGCTCGACCCCGACGAGGAGTCGAAGCTCATCGAGGTGACGATGGGCGAGATCCAGCCGGACGGCGACGGGAACGGGTTCACCGGTATCGAGATCGAGACCTACCCCGGCGGCACTCGTGACACCTCCGGGCTCCTGGGCCGCGTCCTCGGGAAGAACGAGGAGTCGAAGCTGACCGTCATCGGCCCGGCCAACCGCATCGAGACGCTGCACAAGGACGAGAACTTCATCCGGACGCTCATCCGGCGCCGCTGA
- a CDS encoding Era-like GTP-binding protein: MGLLTSIRSSISELFAADEPKRIGIYGPPNAGKTTLANRIARDWTGDAVGPESHVPHETRRARRKENVEIKRNGSTVNIDIVDTPGVTTKVDYTEFLEHDIEEDDAIRRSREATEGVAEAMHWLREDVDGVIYVLDAATDPFTQVNTMLIGIIESQDLPVLILANKIDLEDASVQRIRNAFPQHETVPLSALEGDNMDEVYDKIAEYFG, encoded by the coding sequence ATGGGTCTGCTCACAAGCATCAGATCGAGTATTTCGGAGCTCTTCGCGGCCGACGAGCCGAAGCGGATCGGCATCTACGGTCCCCCCAACGCGGGGAAGACCACCCTGGCGAACCGCATCGCCCGTGATTGGACGGGCGATGCGGTGGGCCCGGAGAGCCACGTACCGCACGAGACGCGCCGGGCGCGTCGGAAAGAGAACGTCGAGATCAAACGGAACGGCAGCACGGTGAACATCGACATCGTGGACACGCCTGGCGTGACCACCAAGGTCGATTACACCGAGTTCCTGGAGCACGACATCGAGGAGGACGACGCCATCCGGCGGTCGCGCGAGGCGACCGAGGGCGTCGCCGAGGCGATGCACTGGCTCCGGGAGGACGTCGACGGCGTCATCTACGTGCTGGACGCCGCGACGGACCCGTTCACGCAGGTGAACACGATGCTGATCGGCATCATCGAGAGTCAGGACCTCCCGGTGCTGATTCTCGCGAACAAGATCGACCTGGAGGACGCCTCCGTCCAGCGCATCCGGAACGCGTTCCCCCAGCACGAGACCGTCCCGCTGTCGGCCCTCGAGGGCGACAACATGGACGAGGTCTACGACAAGATCGCGGAGTACTTCGGGTGA